The DNA region AATGGAGAATGAAAGCCATCAAGAAACATATGGGGCTGGGAGGTAAGAATGTGAGGACTCTGAATTAGAGAGTACAATGTTCAAAATATAGGCTGGAGTAGAAAATGGGGTGAGGGTGCTGTTCAAAATTTGGGCTGGGGTAGAAAATGGGATGAGGGTGCTGAAAACCCACAACAGTATTGAAGTACATTGTTATGGCAGAGAGAAATGAACTAACGATGGTTTGGGACTAGCATTAGCAGAGAATACCAGGCAAAGGCATTATGAGGCCAAACCTCCCAAACCCAATAAGCACTGAAGAGGTAGAGCATGACTAACAAAGTCCCTCACATCCCTAATGCACCCTTCTAACTACTAATGGTTTTCCCTTTATCCGTACACCTTTGGGATAGTCAGGAGGATGCTGTGACTCTGAGAGCAGGGTTATCTGCCCATAGTGACAGAGGAGGGCTCACCACCCAGGTCTTCTTGCTCCTAGGCAGTGTCCTAACTCCCTTGAATTCTCCAAAGAAGTGATAATGGTTAAGAGAATCTGGGCCGCTTCCAGGAAGATCTTGGAAGTCGATGGCAGGAAGTTCCCTGAGTGGTTTCTCTTATCTTCAcctagaaaagtttaaaaaaaaaaacaaatgcagcCACAGAGATTCAGGCCTGGTGGCGTGGCACCCTGGTACGCCGGACATTGCTGCACGCAGCCCTCAGGGCTTGGATCATTCAGCGCTGGTGGAGGCAGACCTTGGAGAACCTGCTGCAGAAGAAGCGAAGGGAAGCCCTGGTTACCTATGCAAATACAGTGAGGGCAGTGGTCAAGATCCAGTCTTTGGTCCGTATGTGGCGTATCCACTGGCGATACTGTCAGGTGCTCAACGCCATCCGTGTCATCCAATGCCACTGGGAATGCCACAACTGCTATACCTGTGCTCTCCTCCGGGGCCACTGTGTAGTCACAGCCACTCACCTACAGTTCCACATTGAGATCATCAACCCCTAAGGGCCGGCAAGAAGGGGCACTGTGTCTCCTGTCCCCAGTAAAGATCTAACCTGGTCTGCTATGTCTGATGTTCTCCCCTAGCTAATGGAAATGTTGGGTCTTAGGCCATGCtacctcctcttcttcctgggaAAGAACTTCAGTGAGGTTTTCCCCTTGTGACCGTGGACCCCATTCTGGACTGACAATGACAATATGCTATTTACTCAATTGTCAAAACAGAAACTGAGGTCTTAGTCTATCCTGATATATGACAGAGCCAGAAGTCTCAGTTCCCATTCCCAGCCCCATTCCTTTCTTCTCACCTGGGGATCTGAAAATAGGTGGGCTGCCTCTTTCTGAGGACTCTGAGCACCTCTGCAAGTGAGAAGAGATGCTGAGACTGTTCTCTGTCAGCCTGGGGTTGGGGGTTGGTGGGGATACCCCAGACAAGGTATCTTTGATAAGCCCCTAGAGAAAATGCCAACATTTGCCTGACTCTACTGGAAGCAGCCCAGTGCAGCTCCAGGTGAAGGACAAGAGGCTGGTCTTAGTGATAGGTACAGCTGGGCATGCTGATGAGCATGTGATGACCCTGGGAACTAATGGGAAACAGGAGTTCATGGTACTACAGCTCTGTCTCCACAATATCCTTACCCGGACCCTTCTCCCTAAGGGCTTCGATATAAACAGGGCTCCCTCTGATATTATCCCATCCCTACTCTTATCTCCATTTTTGGTGATTTATCATTGGCCAGATGGTCCTATCAATCTCCTTGCCTCTAATAAACTATTTTTGCTCCCATCCTCAGCCACTCGCTCCTGTAGTCATACTAAAGCAATGCAattcaatagaactttctgtgatgatagaaATGTGCTGTATCTGTGCAATCCAATGtggtagtcactagccacatgtggttgtGAAGCAATTGAAATGTGCCTGGTACAACTTTAAAGAATTGAAtaatttagtttagtttagtttagtttagtttagtgtAAGTCTAAATAGGCACACGTGGATAATGGTTATTCCATTGGACAGTGTGGCTGTAGACCTCACCAGTAGAATAATTGTTCTCTTGCCCAAATTGCTTTTTCTAGTGTTCCATTTTCTGAttactttattctttccttccagtTCACCT from Ursus arctos isolate Adak ecotype North America unplaced genomic scaffold, UrsArc2.0 scaffold_14, whole genome shotgun sequence includes:
- the IQCF2 gene encoding IQ domain-containing protein F2 — its product is MGIRFCTQGNLVLIVIEDVDEITELKKRKKQSKKSLKKKTNAATEIQAWWRGTLVRRTLLHAALRAWIIQRWWRQTLENLLQKKRREALVTYANTVRAVVKIQSLVRMWRIHWRYCQVLNAIRVIQCHWECHNCYTCALLRGHCVVTATHLQFHIEIINP